A single region of the Erythrobacter sp. genome encodes:
- the leuS gene encoding leucine--tRNA ligase, whose translation MSDDTKDTARFDPASADLRWQQAWEEQGTFTADSASPRPKSYILEMFPYPSGRIHMGHVRNYTMGDVLARYRRMRGDEVLHPMGWDAFGMPAENAAMEKKVHPGEWTRANIEQMKAQLKRIGFALDWTREIATCEPDYYGHEQALFLDLYEAGLVYRRSSTVNWDPVDMTVLANEQVIDGKGWRSGAEVEKRQLDQWFLKITDFAEDLLAGLDDLADWPDKVKLMQENWIGKSQGLEFSFDLSSGEKLPVYSTRPDTIFGASFVAVAADHPVAQGLSDDPDVAAFIAECKRGATTAAALETAEKLGYRTSITAKHPFTGEALPLFIANFVLMDYGTGAVMGVPGHDQRDFEFATKYELPIARVVASDPANADAPFEGEAEAGDGVIVNSDFLDGMSVEQAKAEVIARAEQGGWGKGTTVWRLRDWGVSRQRYWGTPIPFVHCESCGIVPVPKDQLPVKLPEDVDFETPGNPLERHPTWKHVDCPKCGRPARRETDTLDTFVDSSWYFLRFASQPDDKPFDPEEIAKWLPVQHYIGGIEHAILHLLYARFWTRALERIGKLSVTEPFAALFTQGMVTHETYSLGDGSWLSPDEVKKSGEDYVHIESGQPVTAGRVVKMSKSKKNVVDPDRIIEQYGADAVRWFMLSDSPPERDLPWSDSGIEGCGRFVQRLWRLFSSYDPAAQGEDKALLRKAHQAIVAVAEDIEALSFNKAVARIYELTAATEKASPSESRNFAIRTILHLASPMMPHLAEEAWSNMGASGLIADAPWPEHDPALLVEDEVTIAVQHKGKLRDTLTAPKGASRQDLEALALASEKVQRSLDGAEIRKVIVVPDRLVNIVT comes from the coding sequence ATGAGCGACGACACCAAGGACACTGCCCGTTTCGATCCGGCGAGCGCGGACCTGCGCTGGCAGCAGGCGTGGGAGGAGCAGGGCACCTTCACCGCCGATTCCGCGAGCCCCAGGCCGAAAAGCTACATCCTCGAGATGTTCCCCTATCCCAGCGGGCGCATTCACATGGGCCACGTGCGCAATTACACGATGGGCGACGTGCTGGCGCGCTATCGCCGGATGCGCGGGGACGAGGTGCTTCACCCGATGGGCTGGGACGCCTTCGGGATGCCGGCCGAGAATGCCGCCATGGAAAAGAAGGTCCATCCCGGCGAGTGGACCAGAGCCAATATCGAACAGATGAAGGCGCAGCTGAAGCGCATCGGCTTCGCGCTTGACTGGACGCGCGAGATCGCGACCTGCGAGCCCGACTATTACGGCCACGAACAGGCGCTGTTCCTCGACCTTTACGAGGCGGGGCTGGTCTATCGCCGCTCCTCCACGGTCAACTGGGATCCGGTCGACATGACCGTGCTGGCGAACGAGCAGGTGATCGACGGCAAGGGCTGGCGTTCGGGCGCGGAAGTCGAGAAGCGCCAGCTCGACCAGTGGTTCTTGAAGATCACCGATTTCGCCGAGGACCTGCTCGCGGGGCTCGACGACCTTGCCGACTGGCCCGACAAGGTGAAGCTGATGCAGGAGAACTGGATCGGCAAGTCGCAGGGGCTCGAATTCAGCTTCGACCTTTCCTCGGGCGAGAAACTCCCGGTCTATTCGACCCGGCCCGACACGATCTTCGGCGCGAGCTTCGTCGCGGTCGCGGCCGATCACCCGGTCGCGCAGGGGCTCAGCGATGACCCCGACGTCGCCGCCTTCATCGCGGAGTGCAAGCGCGGGGCGACCACGGCAGCCGCGCTCGAGACGGCGGAGAAGCTGGGCTATCGCACCTCGATCACGGCGAAGCATCCCTTCACCGGCGAGGCGCTGCCGCTGTTCATCGCGAACTTCGTGCTGATGGATTACGGCACGGGCGCGGTCATGGGCGTGCCGGGACACGACCAGCGCGACTTCGAATTCGCCACCAAATACGAGCTTCCCATCGCGCGCGTGGTCGCCTCCGACCCGGCCAATGCCGACGCTCCGTTCGAGGGCGAGGCGGAAGCCGGCGACGGGGTGATCGTGAACTCGGACTTCCTCGACGGCATGAGCGTCGAGCAGGCCAAGGCCGAAGTCATCGCCCGCGCCGAACAGGGCGGCTGGGGCAAGGGCACGACCGTCTGGCGCCTGCGCGACTGGGGCGTTTCGCGCCAGCGCTACTGGGGCACGCCGATCCCCTTCGTCCATTGCGAGAGCTGCGGCATCGTCCCCGTTCCCAAGGACCAGCTTCCCGTGAAACTGCCCGAGGACGTCGATTTCGAAACGCCGGGCAACCCGCTCGAACGCCATCCGACGTGGAAGCACGTGGACTGCCCGAAATGCGGCAGACCCGCCCGGCGCGAGACCGACACGCTCGACACCTTCGTCGATTCCTCGTGGTATTTCCTGCGCTTCGCCTCGCAGCCCGACGACAAGCCCTTCGACCCGGAGGAAATCGCCAAGTGGCTCCCGGTGCAGCACTATATCGGCGGGATCGAGCACGCGATCCTGCACCTGCTCTACGCCCGGTTCTGGACCCGCGCGCTCGAACGCATCGGCAAGCTGTCGGTGACCGAGCCCTTCGCCGCGCTGTTCACGCAGGGCATGGTGACGCACGAGACCTACAGCCTCGGCGACGGCAGCTGGCTTTCGCCCGACGAGGTGAAGAAGAGCGGCGAGGACTATGTCCACATCGAAAGCGGCCAGCCCGTCACCGCGGGCCGCGTCGTCAAGATGTCGAAGTCGAAGAAGAACGTCGTCGACCCCGACCGGATCATCGAACAATACGGCGCCGACGCGGTGCGCTGGTTCATGCTCTCGGACTCCCCGCCCGAGCGCGACCTGCCGTGGTCCGACAGCGGCATCGAGGGCTGCGGACGCTTCGTCCAGCGGCTCTGGCGGCTGTTCTCTTCCTACGACCCTGCCGCACAAGGCGAGGACAAGGCGCTTCTGCGAAAGGCCCACCAGGCCATCGTCGCCGTGGCCGAGGACATCGAGGCGCTCTCCTTCAACAAGGCGGTTGCGCGGATCTACGAACTGACCGCCGCGACCGAGAAGGCGAGCCCAAGCGAATCCCGCAATTTCGCGATCCGCACGATCCTCCACCTCGCCAGCCCCATGATGCCGCACCTTGCCGAAGAGGCGTGGTCGAACATGGGCGCAAGCGGCCTCATCGCCGATGCGCCTTGGCCCGAGCACGATCCGGCCCTGCTGGTCGAGGACGAAGTCACCATCGCGGTCCAGCACAAGGGCAAGCTGCGCGACACGCTGACCGCGCCCAAGGGCGCTTCGAGGCAAGACCTCGAAGCGCTTGCGCTCGCTTCCGAGAAGGTCCAGCGTTCGCTCGATGGAGCGGAAATCAGGAAGGTGATCGTCGTGCCCGACCGGCTGGTCAACATCGTCACCTGA
- a CDS encoding DUF3576 domain-containing protein: MTPAKIARSIPARLLAASAALGLLAACGGNERPTSELPSAQINAIGVNAYLWRAALETLSFAPLASADSAGGVVVTDWYANPSNPDERVKLAITILDQQLRADALRVAATRQVRQDGAWVEAPVQAATVQKLEDIILTKARDLRRKAMSS, encoded by the coding sequence GTGACCCCGGCCAAAATCGCACGATCCATCCCCGCACGGCTGCTTGCGGCCAGCGCGGCCCTCGGCCTGCTCGCGGCCTGCGGCGGGAACGAGCGCCCCACGAGCGAACTGCCGAGCGCGCAGATCAACGCGATCGGGGTCAACGCCTATCTCTGGCGCGCCGCGCTCGAGACCTTGAGCTTCGCCCCGCTGGCGAGCGCGGACAGCGCCGGCGGCGTGGTGGTGACCGACTGGTATGCCAACCCGTCGAACCCGGACGAGCGGGTGAAGCTCGCCATCACCATCCTCGACCAGCAGCTGCGCGCCGATGCGCTGCGAGTCGCGGCGACGCGGCAGGTGCGCCAGGACGGCGCCTGGGTCGAAGCCCCGGTGCAGGCGGCCACCGTGCAGAAGCTCGAGGACATCATCCTCACCAAGGCGCGCGACCTGCGCCGGAAGGCGATGAGCTCCTAA
- the phbB gene encoding acetoacetyl-CoA reductase gives MSRVAIVTGGTRGIGRAICEQLKADGFTVVANYAGNDEAARACADALGIHCYKWDVGDHEATLAGCAKVASEVGPVDVVVNNAGITRDATLHKMSFEDWNEVMRINLGGCFNMAKACFPGMRERGWGRIVNIGSINGQAGQYGQVNYAAAKSGIHGFTKALAQEGAKSGVTVNAIAPGYIDTDMVAAVPDAVLEKIVARIPVGRLGQASEIARGVAFLVSEDAGFVTGSTLSINGGQHMY, from the coding sequence ATGAGCCGGGTTGCGATCGTCACAGGGGGAACGCGCGGGATCGGCCGCGCGATCTGCGAACAGCTCAAGGCGGACGGCTTCACCGTCGTCGCCAATTACGCCGGAAACGACGAGGCCGCACGCGCCTGCGCCGATGCGCTCGGCATCCATTGCTACAAGTGGGACGTGGGCGACCACGAGGCGACGCTTGCCGGGTGCGCGAAAGTCGCGAGCGAGGTCGGACCCGTCGATGTCGTCGTCAACAATGCCGGGATCACCCGCGACGCGACCTTGCACAAGATGAGCTTCGAGGACTGGAACGAGGTGATGCGGATCAACCTCGGCGGGTGCTTCAACATGGCCAAGGCGTGCTTTCCCGGAATGCGCGAGCGCGGCTGGGGCCGGATCGTCAATATCGGCTCGATCAACGGGCAGGCCGGGCAATACGGGCAGGTCAACTACGCCGCGGCGAAATCGGGGATCCACGGCTTCACCAAGGCGCTGGCGCAGGAAGGCGCGAAATCGGGCGTGACGGTGAACGCGATCGCGCCCGGCTATATCGACACCGACATGGTCGCCGCCGTGCCCGATGCCGTGCTCGAAAAGATCGTCGCGCGCATCCCCGTCGGCCGGCTCGGCCAGGCGAGCGAGATCGCGCGCGGCGTCGCCTTCCTCGTCAGCGAGGACGCGGGCTTCGTCACCGGATCGACCCTGTCGATCAATGGCGGCCAGCATATGTACTGA
- a CDS encoding PilZ domain-containing protein, with the protein MTGTSRTLPQDERRSAPRGRLVLRIAKLVCQSGEYPCVVRDVSLSGAGLAFFHDVPPEERVILQLSNGATFPVERVWSGAGRAGYRFAVPVAEEDFIASDAEFGHRPLRLAIRAAATVIDGRERAEARLLDLSAEGAKIAVAGPYASGRVVSLALPGHDPRLAEVRWAGEGEAGVRFFEPLSTAQLAALALALQPFAAPAGTDGQEKATQAA; encoded by the coding sequence ATGACGGGAACCAGCCGGACATTGCCGCAGGACGAGCGCCGCAGCGCACCGCGCGGGCGGCTTGTGCTGCGCATCGCCAAGCTCGTCTGCCAGAGCGGCGAATATCCATGCGTGGTGCGCGACGTGTCGCTGAGCGGCGCGGGGCTGGCCTTCTTCCACGACGTCCCGCCCGAAGAGCGGGTGATCCTGCAGCTGTCGAACGGGGCGACCTTCCCGGTCGAGCGCGTCTGGAGCGGCGCGGGGCGCGCGGGCTATCGTTTCGCCGTGCCGGTCGCCGAAGAGGACTTCATCGCGTCGGATGCCGAATTCGGCCATCGCCCGCTGCGCCTCGCGATCCGCGCTGCGGCCACGGTGATCGACGGGCGCGAGCGGGCCGAAGCGCGCCTGCTCGACCTCTCCGCCGAGGGCGCGAAGATCGCAGTCGCCGGGCCTTATGCGTCGGGCCGGGTGGTGAGCCTCGCCCTGCCGGGGCACGATCCGCGCCTTGCCGAAGTGCGCTGGGCCGGGGAGGGCGAGGCGGGCGTAAGGTTCTTCGAGCCGCTTTCGACGGCGCAGCTCGCCGCGCTCGCGCTGGCGCTGCAGCCCTTCGCCGCGCCTGCCGGGACGGACGGGCAAGAAAAGGCGACCCAGGCCGCCTGA
- a CDS encoding ribbon-helix-helix domain-containing protein has protein sequence MHFINFAVSPIPYHPPVKRSVAIAGHKTSISLEPVFWEMLRAAAEEEGLAVSALVARIDAERIRAETPPGLASAIRVWLVAR, from the coding sequence ATGCACTTTATCAACTTCGCCGTGAGCCCGATTCCCTACCATCCGCCGGTCAAACGCTCGGTCGCGATTGCCGGGCACAAGACCTCGATCAGCCTCGAACCGGTGTTCTGGGAGATGCTCCGCGCGGCGGCGGAGGAAGAGGGGCTGGCGGTGAGCGCGCTGGTCGCCCGGATCGACGCCGAACGCATCCGCGCCGAAACCCCGCCCGGCCTCGCCAGCGCGATCAGGGTGTGGCTGGTGGCGCGCTAG
- the murA gene encoding UDP-N-acetylglucosamine 1-carboxyvinyltransferase, with product MDKLIIRGGNRLSGTIPISGAKNAALTLIPCALLTDEPLTLRNLPRLADIDGFQHLMTQFGASVEIHGNKRPEDFGRVVTFEASRLTSTVAPYDLVRKMRASILVLGPMLARAGEATVSLPGGCAIGNRPIDLHLKALEAFGAEIELAQGYVKAMQPDGGMKGGDFDFPVVSVGATENALMAAVLAEGTCRLFNAAREPEIVDLCNLLIAMGAEIEGVGTSDLVIHPVKRLHGATYRTMPDRIEAGSYACAAAITGGSVRLEGAKAEDMHATIHALRNIGVEVREDARGIDIETVGPLKPVNLTTAPYPGLATDMQAQLMALLCKAQGTSVLKETIFENRFMHVPELARMGADVTTEGRTAIVKGVERLTGAEVMATDLRASMSLVIAALAAEGETQVRRIYHLDRGYERLEEKLQLAGADIERVDD from the coding sequence ATGGACAAGCTGATCATCAGAGGCGGCAACCGCCTGTCGGGCACGATCCCGATTTCGGGCGCCAAGAACGCCGCGCTCACTCTCATTCCCTGCGCGCTTTTGACCGACGAGCCGCTCACCTTGCGCAACCTGCCGCGGCTCGCTGACATCGACGGTTTCCAGCACCTGATGACGCAGTTCGGCGCGTCGGTGGAGATCCACGGCAACAAGCGGCCCGAGGATTTCGGACGGGTCGTCACCTTCGAGGCTTCGCGCCTCACCTCCACGGTCGCGCCCTACGACCTCGTGCGCAAGATGCGCGCCTCGATCCTCGTGCTCGGCCCGATGCTGGCGCGCGCCGGCGAGGCGACCGTGTCGCTGCCCGGCGGCTGCGCGATCGGGAACCGGCCGATCGACCTGCATCTGAAAGCGCTCGAGGCGTTCGGCGCCGAAATCGAGCTGGCGCAGGGCTATGTGAAGGCGATGCAGCCCGACGGCGGGATGAAGGGCGGCGATTTCGACTTTCCCGTCGTCAGCGTCGGCGCGACCGAGAACGCGCTGATGGCCGCGGTGCTGGCCGAGGGGACCTGCCGCCTGTTCAACGCCGCGCGCGAGCCGGAGATCGTCGACCTGTGCAACCTGCTCATCGCGATGGGGGCGGAGATCGAAGGCGTGGGCACGTCCGACCTCGTCATCCATCCGGTGAAAAGGCTCCACGGGGCGACCTACCGGACCATGCCCGACCGGATCGAGGCGGGCTCCTACGCCTGCGCGGCGGCGATCACCGGCGGCTCGGTCAGGCTCGAAGGGGCGAAGGCCGAGGATATGCACGCGACCATTCATGCCCTGCGCAATATCGGGGTCGAGGTGCGCGAGGACGCGCGCGGGATCGACATTGAAACGGTCGGTCCGCTGAAGCCGGTCAACCTCACCACCGCACCCTATCCCGGCCTTGCCACCGATATGCAGGCGCAGCTCATGGCGCTGCTGTGCAAGGCGCAGGGGACCAGCGTGCTCAAGGAGACGATCTTCGAGAACCGCTTCATGCACGTCCCCGAACTCGCCCGGATGGGCGCCGATGTCACGACCGAGGGGCGCACCGCGATCGTCAAGGGCGTCGAACGGCTGACGGGCGCGGAAGTCATGGCGACCGACCTGCGCGCCTCGATGAGCCTCGTCATCGCCGCGCTCGCGGCGGAAGGCGAGACGCAGGTGCGGCGCATCTACCACCTCGACCGGGGCTATGAACGGCTGGAGGAGAAGCTGCAGCTGGCGGGCGCGGATATCGAGCGGGTCGACGACTAG
- the galU gene encoding UTP--glucose-1-phosphate uridylyltransferase GalU, whose product MTTNKPILKAVFPVAGLGTRFLPATKAVPKELLPIVDRPLIQYAVDEAREAGIEQMIFVTGRGKTAIVEHFDMAYELETTMSERGKDLDVLDPTRATPGDIITVRQQVPMGLGHAIWCARAIVGDEPFAIFLPDELMIGHRDGTGCMKQMVDAYEKVGGNLISVLEVPHESVSSYGVIDPGEVKGALTEVKGLVEKPPVDKAPSNKIVSGRYILQPEVMRVLENQGKGAGGEIQLTDAMAKMIGTQPFHAVTFDGNRYDCGSKLGFVEATLALAMEREDMGEDVRAIARRLLG is encoded by the coding sequence ATGACCACGAACAAGCCGATTCTGAAAGCCGTCTTTCCCGTTGCCGGGCTCGGCACCCGCTTTCTGCCCGCGACCAAGGCCGTGCCCAAGGAACTGCTCCCCATCGTCGACCGCCCGCTGATCCAGTATGCGGTGGACGAGGCGCGCGAGGCGGGGATCGAGCAGATGATCTTCGTCACCGGGCGCGGCAAGACCGCGATCGTCGAGCATTTCGACATGGCCTACGAGCTCGAAACGACGATGAGCGAGCGCGGCAAGGATCTGGACGTGCTCGACCCTACCCGCGCGACGCCGGGCGACATCATCACCGTGCGCCAGCAGGTTCCGATGGGGCTGGGCCATGCGATCTGGTGCGCCCGCGCGATCGTCGGCGACGAACCCTTCGCGATATTCCTGCCGGACGAATTGATGATCGGGCACAGGGACGGCACCGGCTGCATGAAGCAGATGGTCGATGCTTACGAAAAGGTCGGCGGCAATCTCATCAGCGTCCTCGAAGTGCCCCATGAGAGCGTTTCAAGCTACGGCGTGATCGATCCGGGCGAAGTCAAGGGTGCGCTGACCGAAGTGAAGGGGCTGGTCGAAAAGCCGCCGGTGGACAAGGCGCCCTCGAACAAGATCGTCTCGGGCCGCTACATCCTCCAGCCCGAAGTGATGCGCGTGCTGGAAAACCAGGGCAAGGGCGCGGGCGGCGAGATCCAGCTGACCGACGCGATGGCGAAGATGATCGGCACGCAGCCCTTTCACGCCGTGACCTTCGACGGCAACCGCTACGACTGCGGCAGCAAGCTCGGCTTCGTCGAGGCGACGCTGGCGCTCGCGATGGAGCGCGAGGACATGGGCGAAGACGTGCGCGCCATCGCCCGGCGCCTGCTCGGTTGA
- a CDS encoding cytochrome P450 gives MASASETKPAVLPPETAREVIDPKAYAEWNGLLDTFDRLRADTPVAKVMPDTEGLFEPFWLVTSYDEVMRISKDNAGFLNNPRPVVFSFNQAIEFSRAATGSDMLVDSLVVFDAPVHPKYRRLTQEWFMPRNLKTLEDEIRALAHRTVDAMLEKGGEVDFVKEVSGPYPLRVVMQILGVPEEDEPRMQMLTQQLFGGQDADLSGTGMENMTPEQVVQLVAGAVKSFEDYFAQIAEDRRANPTDDVASVIANATVDGEPLPPRDMAGYYIIVATAGHDTTSASTAGAMQALANDPEQWARVKADRSLLPGIVEEAIRWTTPVQHFMRTAAEDCEVGGQQVKKGDWLMINYVAANHDPAQFDNPRKFDAARSPNRHLAFGAGAHQCLGLHLARLEMRLLFEALLDKVALVEPAGEAKRASSTFVGGLKTLPLRVTPE, from the coding sequence ATGGCGAGCGCCAGCGAGACGAAGCCCGCCGTCCTCCCGCCCGAAACCGCGCGCGAGGTGATCGATCCCAAGGCTTATGCCGAATGGAACGGCCTGCTCGACACGTTCGACCGGCTGCGGGCCGATACCCCCGTTGCGAAGGTCATGCCCGATACCGAGGGCCTGTTCGAGCCCTTCTGGCTGGTGACGAGCTACGACGAGGTCATGCGGATCTCGAAGGACAATGCCGGTTTCCTCAACAACCCGCGGCCCGTCGTGTTCAGCTTCAACCAGGCCATCGAATTCAGCCGCGCGGCGACGGGCTCGGATATGCTGGTCGATTCGCTGGTGGTGTTCGACGCGCCGGTGCATCCCAAATACCGTCGGCTGACGCAGGAATGGTTCATGCCGCGCAACCTCAAGACGCTTGAGGACGAAATCCGCGCGCTCGCCCACCGCACGGTCGATGCGATGCTCGAAAAGGGCGGCGAGGTGGACTTCGTCAAGGAAGTCTCCGGCCCCTATCCCCTGCGCGTCGTCATGCAGATCCTCGGCGTGCCCGAGGAGGACGAGCCGCGGATGCAGATGCTCACCCAGCAGCTTTTCGGCGGGCAGGACGCGGACCTTTCAGGGACCGGCATGGAGAACATGACGCCCGAACAGGTGGTGCAGCTCGTCGCAGGCGCGGTGAAGAGCTTCGAGGACTATTTCGCGCAGATCGCCGAGGATCGCCGGGCGAACCCGACCGACGACGTCGCCAGCGTCATCGCCAATGCGACCGTCGACGGCGAGCCGCTGCCGCCGCGCGACATGGCGGGCTATTACATCATCGTCGCGACCGCCGGGCACGACACCACCAGCGCCTCGACCGCAGGCGCGATGCAGGCGCTGGCGAACGATCCCGAGCAATGGGCGCGGGTCAAGGCCGACCGCTCGCTGCTGCCCGGCATCGTCGAGGAGGCGATCCGCTGGACCACCCCGGTGCAGCATTTCATGCGTACGGCGGCCGAGGATTGCGAGGTCGGCGGACAGCAGGTGAAGAAGGGCGACTGGCTGATGATCAACTACGTCGCCGCCAACCACGACCCCGCGCAGTTCGACAATCCGCGCAAGTTCGACGCCGCCCGCTCGCCCAATCGCCACCTCGCCTTCGGCGCAGGGGCGCACCAGTGCCTTGGCCTGCACCTTGCCCGGCTCGAAATGCGGCTGCTGTTCGAGGCGCTGCTCGACAAGGTCGCGCTGGTCGAACCGGCGGGCGAGGCGAAGCGGGCCAGCAGCACCTTCGTCGGCGGGCTCAAGACCCTGCCGCTGCGGGTGACGCCGGAGTAG
- a CDS encoding acyl-CoA synthetase, giving the protein MSLHPTAHAASRPDHPAVIMAGSGKTITFREMEDEANRFAHLLRARGLGPNEGGGDAFAVLLENRIEYFTLIWGSQRSGTMLVPISTRLTAPEIAYILRDSEAKLLITSSAFSDVLEGVRAECPDLPVLVMDAGGEEDFAAALAAQPAERIEDESAGSVMLYSSGTTGRPKGIRPAPPADPDPQAAVPLMGLAVMGAGMPTDGSMVYLSPAPLYHAAPIGWCSTAHRLGGTVVMMEKFEPEAALAAIEKYKVTDSQWVPTHFVRFLKLDPEVRTKYDLSSHQRALHAAAPCPVPIKQEMIEWWGPIVNEYYAGSESIGMTMVRSPEWLTHPGSVGKAIYGTLHICGPDGEELPAGEDGLIYFENDLLPTYHNDPAKTKEAMHPKGWMTLGDIGHVDEDGFLYLTDRKSHMIISGGVNIYPQEIENLLVTHDKVMDAAVIGAPDPDLGEKVVAVVQPIDMAEAGEGLEQELRDFLAPQLARIKMPKLFDFRPDLPREQNGKLYKRELRDEYAAKAKEGVDA; this is encoded by the coding sequence ATGAGCCTGCATCCGACCGCGCACGCCGCGAGCCGCCCCGATCACCCTGCCGTCATCATGGCCGGGAGCGGGAAGACGATCACTTTCCGCGAGATGGAGGACGAGGCCAATCGCTTCGCCCACCTGCTGCGCGCGCGCGGGCTCGGCCCGAACGAGGGCGGCGGCGATGCCTTCGCGGTGCTGCTCGAAAACCGGATCGAGTATTTCACCCTCATCTGGGGTTCGCAGCGCTCGGGCACGATGCTCGTTCCGATCTCGACTCGCCTGACCGCGCCTGAAATCGCCTATATCCTGCGCGACAGCGAGGCGAAGCTGCTTATCACTTCCAGCGCCTTTTCGGATGTGCTCGAAGGGGTGCGCGCCGAATGTCCCGACCTGCCGGTGCTGGTGATGGACGCAGGCGGCGAGGAGGACTTCGCCGCCGCGCTCGCCGCCCAGCCGGCGGAGCGGATCGAGGACGAGAGCGCCGGATCCGTAATGCTCTATTCCTCGGGCACGACCGGGCGGCCCAAGGGCATCCGCCCCGCCCCGCCCGCCGATCCCGACCCGCAGGCCGCCGTCCCGCTGATGGGGCTCGCCGTCATGGGGGCCGGGATGCCGACCGACGGGTCGATGGTCTATCTCTCCCCCGCTCCGCTCTATCACGCCGCCCCCATCGGCTGGTGCTCGACCGCGCACCGGCTCGGCGGGACCGTCGTGATGATGGAGAAGTTCGAGCCCGAGGCAGCGCTCGCCGCGATCGAGAAATACAAGGTCACCGACAGCCAGTGGGTCCCGACCCACTTCGTCCGTTTCCTCAAGCTCGACCCCGAGGTCCGCACGAAATACGACCTCTCCAGCCACCAGCGCGCGCTCCACGCCGCCGCGCCCTGCCCGGTCCCGATCAAGCAGGAGATGATCGAGTGGTGGGGGCCGATCGTGAACGAATACTACGCGGGCAGCGAAAGCATCGGCATGACCATGGTGCGCTCGCCCGAATGGCTCACGCACCCCGGCAGCGTGGGCAAGGCGATCTACGGCACGCTCCACATCTGCGGGCCCGACGGCGAGGAACTGCCCGCGGGCGAGGACGGCCTCATCTATTTCGAGAACGACCTCCTGCCGACCTATCACAACGATCCCGCCAAGACGAAGGAGGCGATGCATCCCAAGGGCTGGATGACGTTGGGCGACATCGGCCACGTCGATGAGGACGGCTTCCTCTACCTCACCGACCGTAAGAGCCACATGATCATCTCCGGCGGGGTCAACATCTACCCGCAGGAGATCGAGAACCTCCTCGTCACCCATGACAAGGTGATGGACGCCGCCGTGATCGGCGCGCCCGATCCCGACCTCGGCGAAAAGGTGGTCGCGGTGGTGCAGCCGATCGATATGGCCGAAGCGGGCGAGGGGCTGGAGCAGGAACTGCGCGACTTCCTCGCGCCCCAGCTGGCCCGCATCAAGATGCCCAAGCTGTTCGATTTCCGCCCCGACCTGCCGCGCGAGCAGAACGGCAAGCTCTACAAGCGCGAATTGCGCGACGAATATGCCGCAAAGGCCAAAGAGGGGGTGGACGCATAA
- a CDS encoding M23 family metallopeptidase has protein sequence MSATVLARFTKITGVLAAAFGLAAASPAMANTAANAANAANANAANAASANANTAASTSTGAAADVVKPVREEKGESLTNGDPRFRQLFASWRSLDTKGPGAPVEQPVISVPSRMPLSGFRMTSDYGMRTHPVLGRRRHHKGVDLAAPTGTPVYATADGMIERAEFSRSYGLVIYADHGAGLETRYAHLSKLAVAEGERVKKGDLIGYVGSTGRSTGPHLHYEVRVDGVAVNPIPYMVETETQVAAADRPELTGQGGE, from the coding sequence ATGAGCGCGACCGTGCTTGCGAGATTCACGAAAATCACCGGCGTGCTGGCGGCCGCTTTCGGCCTTGCCGCGGCGAGCCCGGCGATGGCGAACACCGCCGCCAATGCTGCGAACGCCGCGAACGCCAATGCCGCCAACGCGGCGAGCGCGAACGCCAACACCGCTGCTTCGACTTCGACCGGCGCCGCCGCCGACGTGGTGAAGCCGGTGCGCGAGGAAAAGGGCGAGAGCCTGACCAACGGCGACCCGCGCTTCCGTCAGCTTTTCGCGAGCTGGCGCTCGCTCGACACGAAGGGCCCGGGCGCACCGGTCGAACAGCCGGTTATCTCCGTGCCTTCGCGGATGCCGCTGTCGGGCTTTCGCATGACGAGCGATTACGGGATGCGCACCCATCCGGTGCTCGGGCGGCGCAGGCATCACAAGGGCGTCGACCTCGCCGCGCCGACGGGCACGCCGGTCTACGCCACCGCCGACGGCATGATCGAGCGCGCCGAGTTCTCGCGCTCCTATGGCCTCGTCATCTACGCCGACCACGGAGCGGGTCTCGAAACCCGCTATGCGCACCTGTCGAAGCTCGCCGTCGCCGAGGGTGAGCGGGTGAAGAAGGGCGACCTGATCGGCTATGTCGGGTCGACCGGTCGTTCCACGGGTCCGCACCTTCATTACGAAGTTCGCGTCGATGGGGTTGCAGTCAACCCGATTCCCTATATGGTGGAAACCGAAACGCAGGTCGCCGCGGCGGATCGCCCCGAGCTGACCGGCCAGGGCGGCGAGTAG